TAAAAAATGCCGTATGGCTGGCACCCATAAGGATAAACACTCTATCGGATGGTTTTAAGTCAATACGGTTTAGATTAGTGTACATTCTCAGGTTGCGTTGATAATATTTGGCTGCCTCATCGGCTCCCTCGAATCCATTTTCGGTTGCCGCGTGGGTAAGAATGTCCGCATTTGAGGTAATTAAGAAATCGAGGAACTTGTCACGGTTCATACGCTTTAGCATTTCGAACAAGGCCAACCCTTCCTCATGAGGGTTTAAATGGGGTATGTCAGCATAGCGGTCTTTAAAATAGTGTTCTAGGGTTTCACGGTCGACCGTATTATCAATCTCCCTATCTATTTTGTAATTGTAGCCCATTTTATGGTCAATACCGTAAATTCTATCCGTACTGGAAAGCCGTCCCAATTCAAAGGCCAATAGCTCCACTTCATCGGGTCTCTTAAACTCCATACTGGGGTCTGCTAGATACGCTTTGTAGTTGGCCAGTAGTTTGTCGTTATAGCTCGGTGTTGTTTCCGCTATAATAACGGTTGGTCTAAATGCGGCCAGTTTTTTTGCAACGGCATGGGCCGCTTTCTTGTTCTTCTCATTTTTTTCGTCGAACTCGGTTTTGGTTGCATCGGTAGTTGTGCCCATATGAAAGGTCCCAAAATTTAGCACCTTAATTTTGTCGGTTTCCTCTCCTTTAAGGCGCTTTGAGTTTTGGGCAATTATCGTGCTTGCCACTAGGAATAAGAATGGAATTATGAGTCTTTTCATGTTGATGGTTTATTTAATGAATCGATACGTGAATTTTAATAGGAAAATATTATTAACATCCTTGATATTGCCCCTTAAATTTTCCGTAAGGCCATTATTGATGCTACCAAAGTTCGATGCGTCTTGGCTCCATACCAAATAGAACTCAGAACCGGGAGTATATTCCCAACGCAGTACCAAGTTGGATCGCCACTGTATAAAGGAGAAATCAGGCTGAGTAAATTGGTATTCTTCAACTCCATCCGAATCTTCATCAACATAATACACTCCTGAATCCAATTCTAGTTGTGTATCTTCATATTCTGTAAAGCGATTTTCAAAACGCCTTGCGACTGGGTTGGCAACATATTTGAAGTCTTGATAAATCCCTTGGGAAATGAAGGGCTGGCCCCAGTATTGCAGACTCAAGGTAGGGGTCAGGATATAATCTATCCTAAGCGGAAAACTCAGCGTTTCCTGGTCTAGTGTTCCAAGCACATATCTTGTAAAATCATCCGTATTCAACAGATTGGTGGAGACATATTGCAGGGTGTTTCTTGTTCTGGTGTAATTTGGGGAAAGGGAAACCTGAAGGGAATTAATGGGTTGATAAGTGATAAATCCTCCAACGGATGAGCTTTCGAATGAGTTCTCTCCCGCCCAAACGTATGATTTATTAATTCCAAATCGAAGTTTTTTTCGGGCATCAGAGTTCAAGGTACCGCCTACTCGATACGACTCTTCGAATTGCATTCTTGGACCGCCACGCAACCAAAAATTGGAATAGCTGATGGGTTTATAATCTACTAGAAGGTTTAACCATGTATTGTTTTTAAGGTTGAGCCATGCATTGGCATTGAAAAATAAGTCATTAAGGTTTCCACCAAAATCAAAGGCGACATAGTGGTTATAATTCAAGCGCCAGGACCGCATATTCTTTAACGGCTTTGTAGTTCTATATCCCAACCAGCCATAATATCTAAAGTCATCGGAGAGTTGTTGAAACCCAATATCATTAAGCTCCAATTCGGGTGAACGCCATGTAAGTCCAGTTTGAAATAGCCAATTCCCCTGACCTTTTCCGATTTGTATGTTTCCCCCCGTTCCTGTAAGTGAAGTTAGGCTATCATCAATGGAAAGATAATTGGCACTCTCTCGTTGAAAAAGATGGGTAATAGATGCTTGTGTTCTAAGAATAGCATTATTGCTCCCCGAAACTTTACTGAAAACCAAATTACTTTTAAAATAATATGCTCTATTTTTCCAATTGTGGGTGATGTCAATACCCCCTGTATATGCCGATTCATGAAGAAAATCAGTATTTTCATCAATGGAGCGGTTCGTGGCAGTAAAAATTCCGCCAATAAATGTGTTGTTATGATTGAAGTCTTTTTGGATTCTAGCTACCAGATAATTGGTAAAAGGCTCAACCGTTTCTTCCCTAACTCCTGCATCACCCTCAATAGTGGCCACTTCTCTTTCAGTAATGGCATCCAAGACACCTATTGACCATCCGTTCCTGGTTTTTCCACTGAATTTTGCAGCACCCAAAATTGTTGAAATATTGGGTTGTTTACTGAATTCACCTTCTCGTACGTTTGCAAAACTCTGAGGCGATCTTCCAATCCTTCGGGAATAAAACAAATTATCAAAGCCAAATGTTCTTCCACTTGTTGAGCTTGAAAATGCGTAATCGAAAATATTCTTGTTTTCTATAAAGAAAGGACGCCTTTCCTGAAAGAAAATCTGAAAACCATCAAGGGCGATGGCCGAGGGGTCGGCCTCCACCTGACCGAAATCAGGATTGATAGTAAAATCCAAGGTTAAGTCGTTCGTCACTCCCAGTTTTCCGTCAAATCCTGCATTGAACTTGGTTTCGCTTTCGGAAATCAAGGGATTATTGGTGCGTGCGCCTAATTCATTTTGTGAGGTTACTACATAGGGCTGTAATTCCAGTTGCCGTTGGGGCTTTAGGTTTTTCAATCCGTGTAATTCCCCGAACCTGCTGACCCAGCCCGGCGCGTTTTGGGGGCTTCGTTGCCAAACCGACCGCTCTTCTTTTCTAAAAAAACGCCTAGTGGATTGGATTCCCCATATCTGGTCCTTGCCTTTGCCGAATCGTATCTGGCTTAATGGAATTCGAATCTCCGCTGTCCACCCCTCTTCGTCGATATTTGTTTTAGCATACCAAATAGGATTCCAAGTGTTGTCCCAATTTTGGCCATCATTGGTAATGTATTCCTCTCCCTGTACTCCCGAAACCGATATGGTGAAAGAATAGGCGGTGCGCAAATCGCCCAAACTGCCGATGTTGATCTCGACCCAATCGCCATCAAAACCATCCCGTCTCGAAAGCCTACTGACAATCTTATCGGGTTCGGCATCATAACACCTAAATGCCACGAAAAGGTTTTTGTCATCATAAAGGATTTTGAGCTTTGATTGATGGGAAGGCGGTGTATTTTCATCCGGACTCCACTCGATATAATTTCCACTCCATTCCACCAATTCCCACGCCTTGTCGTCAATGATTCCATCGATTTTTGGGGAGTTCACATCGCCCAAATTAGTGGTGTTATATATCCTCTTCGGAACGGAATCTTGCGACTGAGATTTATGAAAAAAAAGCAAAAATAATCCCAGTACAAAAAAAAGTATTTTTTGCATATAATTGATATTCAGTAAATTGTGTTGATTTTTCTTTTTGGCTCCTATATGAAAACAGTACTTATCAAGAAGCGCAATCCATCAACTTTTGATTTGTTTTCGATAGGCATTTTTAGTTTTGATTAAATTATTTTTAAACCGAAAAAAATCGCAGCCTTTTATGACCGTACCCTTCGCAGTTACATATTCCCATTCCCAAAAACCAATATCCTTATCAATATGTCCGTTGTAAACGACGGATTGCACAGAATCATCAAACTGCATGATTTCCATAATGGCCTTCTCAACTTGTTCTTTGCCCTTCAGGCATTCCTTATTTCTTTCATAGATAGAGGGACGATACTCACAGTCCTTCGTAAAATAAGACATCACGGCAGATACGTTCTTATCGGACCAAGCATCAGCGAATCCTTTCATAATTTCCTGTGTCATCTCTTCGTATTAAAAACATCATGTTTATAATTTTCAAAATCAGGCATTTGGGGGTTTGATAGCACATTTACTATCCAAGACTTGCGCTCGTGTGCAAAAACCTCCAACTCCCAAACACATAACAGCGAATTTGTATTGTAGGGGGAAGCTGTTATGATATTTGGAGAATCAAAACTTGAAAAAAATACTTTAGTCTCGACCATCTCTCCACCAGTCCACCAATTCAACAATATCCAAACACCCTCACGAGCCTCATGTACGATGAGAAAGGCCTGTTTGTATATAGGTAATTGTGAATTCTCAATCTGTTTTAACCAAACCGGAAGATGCCTTATAATATTCTCAAATATTTCATTGGATGAGAAGTGTTCCCGATTGGTAATTTTATAAGTCTTGACCGTCCATTCATCGAAAGGAGTCCATCCACTAAAAAAAATATTCCGCGGTTTATAGGTTTCAAAAGTTGTGTTCATCGCTTTTCCGGTTTTATTAATCTATATCTCACTTTCATCTTTTCAATCTTACCCTTGTTCTTCGGTAGATGGACTTGTTTTTCCGATGCTGGATACTTGGCCAACATTACTTTAGGCCGTATCGGTCTTGGCTGAAAATTACCACCACAGCTTGGGCATACATTTTCTAAAAGGTCAAGAGCACAATCTTTACAATACGTACACTCAAAACTGCAAATCATTGCTTCTGTTGAACTGTTCGGTAAATCTTTCCCGCAATGTTCACAATTGGGTCGTATTTCTAGCATGGTCAATCGTTTAGGAGTTCCATCGCTTTTTGCATCTGCGCATCTTTATCGGATGCAAAATCACTAGCAGTGGTCTTTACCAAATAATCGGGAACGACCCCAGAATTGGGCATCTCCTTTTTGGCAAACGCACCCATAACTGGAAAATCGATTTCAATACCTGAATTGGGTAGCGTCAAAAAGACGATTTGCCCTCCATTGATTTCTCTTTGATTACCACCCGTTTCTTCACCGACTATCTTTCCTATTGCAAATTGTTTAAAGTCTCGTGCCGTGTAAAAGGCCAAGGAAGTATTGGTGGGCGCAGTAAGCAGCAATACCTCTCCTTCAAAAACAGCTTCCTTGGCGGGCTTTGGTATCCTGTTTTCCCTCTTTTCCTCAAAAACATAATATACGCCGTCCCTGGCATCAGGATTTTTTAAATTATAGAACCACGGATTTTCACCCCATGTTTTAATGTGCGGCTTTAGTATTTCAGGAAATAGTAAAAAACGAGTTCTACCTTCCCTAGGAAATAATTCCACCTTCTCTCGGTCAAATGGTAGATATGAAAAAAGTTCATTCTTCATTTCGTCCAATCCCCCGGCGTTTTTGCGAATATCGATAATGAGCTTACGAATATTCCGTTTTTTTAAGTTGACAAAAGCCGTGGCCAAAAACTCTTTATAATCAATGGTCATGGCTTTCCAACCCGAAAGTCCAAAGGAATTTAGGGTCAAAACCCCTACGCCATCCTTAATTTCAAATACCCAAGTGTCGTCCCTATGGTAGGGGAATTCAGGGTAACGTTCCGCAAGTATCTTGGCCCTTTGTTCACGATGCATTCCCGGCACATCCACCTTATATTCCTTTTCATCATGCTTCAGTAAAATGTTGAATTGGTTGTTCTTCAATCGGAATTTGAGCGGAAAAAAAACGTCGAATGCATTGTACCTAAAATCGAAACCGTCCACCTCCAGTTTTGCGATTCTATTCTTATCCGTAGCACCGTCCGCCGCCACATAGGACATCAGTTCACTTTTAATTTTAGAAACTGGAATACCGTTGATTTTCATTACCTCTGTTCCCCTTTTGAGCAGATTCTTGCTGGAAGCGTTTAATCCAACGATCATACGGTCATCGAACCATTTGAACGTGAAGGGTAATTTGTCCTCCTGTTCGTGGATGATGCTGTTCACAATCCTGCCCTGATTATTGAAACCGACCTTGGTATGATCACATTGAATGACTGCGGTCACTTTCGACATGGCCAAATAAGCGCCCCCGATCGACCTAGATTTTTTGAATTTAGCCTTCAGAGCCTGCAACTCAGCTTTGATATCCTCTTTAGATGCGTAGCGATAGGTTCCGGGATGCACCTGTAGAACCATTTCTTCCAACAAAGCGTAATCCTTCATTAGATTTTCGGAGGAAATAGCATCTAGGCTTATAATATCAACGGGCTTCTCCTTGTTCCAAATATCTGTTATTGTACTTTCCCCAAGGGGAAAAGTAAGTGTTCTATTATCGATTCCCTCCCAAGCTATGTCACCGTCTCGATCCCACACATATTTGTATTCGACCGTTTTAACATCGGCCAAAAAATCAAGTGTTATTTTTGCATTATCCAGAAATAGGGTTTTTTCCCATGACAGGGGGGCTACGCTACCCCGTATGCCCAAAACATCCATTGAGGCTTCAGGCACATCATCTACTTGAAACGTAATACTGTTATCTTGGGAAAACCCTATTTTAGCTAAAACACCAACCAATAGAGAAAAAACAAATGTTTTTTTAAATATCATTTATAAATATTTTTCCGTTATTATCTCCATATGCCATATTTCGTGACCGGTTATCGTAAATGCCGCTGCCCTTGCGGACATCGGACCGCCGTTTGCACTTCCTACCTGTATCAAATCCGTATCGCTTAAACTATTTAGAAGTGATAGGGAATGCTCCCGACCCGCTTGGAACTCTTGTATCAGTTCGTCCAGACTTTTTTCATTAGCACGTGATGGCTGGATATAAATATTTTGATTGAAACCGGCCAGTTCCGTCTTGTCATGTCTGGCAATTCGAAAACAGCGGTACATAAATATCCGCTCGGTATCGATTAGGTGTTGTAGTATTTCTTTACAGTTCCATTTATCGGTATTGTATCTATACGATAGTTTATCTTCTGGAATGTTACCGAAAAAATTGACGATCTTGATTTTCCCATTCTCAAAACTGTCTTGTAAGGATAAATTGTCATCCAATTTATAAATATACCTTCCGTAGTAAGAGTCAAATTCTTCCGGAGAAATGTCATTGGTAGTCATACCGCACGATTTTATAACACAAAGTTACTTATGAAAATCTAAACTTTTATTTATATAATTATGCAATAAATATAAATTTCCTAATTTTGTAAGGTAATACAGTAAAAAAATATTAGTAATGAACATGGACTCGATAAATTGGAAAATTTTAGAAATGTTACAAGAAAATGCAAGAGTAGCCTTAAAGGATATTGCAGCAGCCGTCGGACTTGCTTCTCCTACGGTAGCCGAGCGCATTCAAAAGTTGGAAGATGCAGGAATAATCGGATCGTATAACACAAAGGTAAACTTGGACAAATTGGGTTACTCTCTAGGGGTTTATATTTCCATCAAAATCCGATTCGGCCAAACTCCTAGATTCGAGGAGTTTATACCATCCGTACCAGAAATAAGCGAATGCCACAAATTGACAGGGAGGGACTGCATGCTGATGAAGGGACATGTTAGGGATGCCAAACATTTGGAGGATCTTAATTCCAGATTGGCGGCTTACGGAGAACTTACTACATCTTTAATTTTAAATTCAATTGTTAAAAATAAGGTTTACCAAGAGCCATTTTAACTAAGTAATATATTCTGTAAAGTGTTTACAGTTTATTATAATGATTACAATTTTAAAATCTTGGAAGATATCGTCTTTAAAAAGACTTTTTTTGAAACTTGGAAAAATAAGTTTTTCTTTTCCCAAAGTGCCGCATTCTTGGTCTCTTTAAATATTATCGCTAATTATCTTTTTATAGGAAGCTTTACGAAAACTAAATGGGCATGCAGTACTATGAGAAATTAAGCTTATGCTTTTATTTTTCGTTTTCTTTTTTGGTCCGAATCCGTGTTCCCCGAGAACCTGGACCAGCAACATCATTAAAAATGGGGGTTTGGCAAAGTGCAGGATAAAACAAGTAACCGAATAGGTCTCGCTGAAGCTTGAATTTTATAGGATTTTGGGATTTTTATAAAATATAAAACCCTGAAATTCAGGGTTTTATATTCAATTCGTCGGGGTGGCAGGATTCGAACCTGCGACCTCCGCGTCCCAAACGCGGCGCGAT
This sequence is a window from Maribacter aestuarii. Protein-coding genes within it:
- a CDS encoding S41 family peptidase, translated to MIFKKTFVFSLLVGVLAKIGFSQDNSITFQVDDVPEASMDVLGIRGSVAPLSWEKTLFLDNAKITLDFLADVKTVEYKYVWDRDGDIAWEGIDNRTLTFPLGESTITDIWNKEKPVDIISLDAISSENLMKDYALLEEMVLQVHPGTYRYASKEDIKAELQALKAKFKKSRSIGGAYLAMSKVTAVIQCDHTKVGFNNQGRIVNSIIHEQEDKLPFTFKWFDDRMIVGLNASSKNLLKRGTEVMKINGIPVSKIKSELMSYVAADGATDKNRIAKLEVDGFDFRYNAFDVFFPLKFRLKNNQFNILLKHDEKEYKVDVPGMHREQRAKILAERYPEFPYHRDDTWVFEIKDGVGVLTLNSFGLSGWKAMTIDYKEFLATAFVNLKKRNIRKLIIDIRKNAGGLDEMKNELFSYLPFDREKVELFPREGRTRFLLFPEILKPHIKTWGENPWFYNLKNPDARDGVYYVFEEKRENRIPKPAKEAVFEGEVLLLTAPTNTSLAFYTARDFKQFAIGKIVGEETGGNQREINGGQIVFLTLPNSGIEIDFPVMGAFAKKEMPNSGVVPDYLVKTTASDFASDKDAQMQKAMELLND
- a CDS encoding nuclear transport factor 2 family protein, with the protein product MTQEIMKGFADAWSDKNVSAVMSYFTKDCEYRPSIYERNKECLKGKEQVEKAIMEIMQFDDSVQSVVYNGHIDKDIGFWEWEYVTAKGTVIKGCDFFRFKNNLIKTKNAYRKQIKS
- a CDS encoding DinB family protein, whose protein sequence is MTTNDISPEEFDSYYGRYIYKLDDNLSLQDSFENGKIKIVNFFGNIPEDKLSYRYNTDKWNCKEILQHLIDTERIFMYRCFRIARHDKTELAGFNQNIYIQPSRANEKSLDELIQEFQAGREHSLSLLNSLSDTDLIQVGSANGGPMSARAAAFTITGHEIWHMEIITEKYL
- a CDS encoding DUF5694 domain-containing protein — translated: MKRLIIPFLFLVASTIIAQNSKRLKGEETDKIKVLNFGTFHMGTTTDATKTEFDEKNEKNKKAAHAVAKKLAAFRPTVIIAETTPSYNDKLLANYKAYLADPSMEFKRPDEVELLAFELGRLSSTDRIYGIDHKMGYNYKIDREIDNTVDRETLEHYFKDRYADIPHLNPHEEGLALFEMLKRMNRDKFLDFLITSNADILTHAATENGFEGADEAAKYYQRNLRMYTNLNRIDLKPSDRVFILMGASHTAFFRDFISRSPKYIMVDTFEYLKE
- a CDS encoding DUF5916 domain-containing protein, with amino-acid sequence MQKILFFVLGLFLLFFHKSQSQDSVPKRIYNTTNLGDVNSPKIDGIIDDKAWELVEWSGNYIEWSPDENTPPSHQSKLKILYDDKNLFVAFRCYDAEPDKIVSRLSRRDGFDGDWVEINIGSLGDLRTAYSFTISVSGVQGEEYITNDGQNWDNTWNPIWYAKTNIDEEGWTAEIRIPLSQIRFGKGKDQIWGIQSTRRFFRKEERSVWQRSPQNAPGWVSRFGELHGLKNLKPQRQLELQPYVVTSQNELGARTNNPLISESETKFNAGFDGKLGVTNDLTLDFTINPDFGQVEADPSAIALDGFQIFFQERRPFFIENKNIFDYAFSSSTSGRTFGFDNLFYSRRIGRSPQSFANVREGEFSKQPNISTILGAAKFSGKTRNGWSIGVLDAITEREVATIEGDAGVREETVEPFTNYLVARIQKDFNHNNTFIGGIFTATNRSIDENTDFLHESAYTGGIDITHNWKNRAYYFKSNLVFSKVSGSNNAILRTQASITHLFQRESANYLSIDDSLTSLTGTGGNIQIGKGQGNWLFQTGLTWRSPELELNDIGFQQLSDDFRYYGWLGYRTTKPLKNMRSWRLNYNHYVAFDFGGNLNDLFFNANAWLNLKNNTWLNLLVDYKPISYSNFWLRGGPRMQFEESYRVGGTLNSDARKKLRFGINKSYVWAGENSFESSSVGGFITYQPINSLQVSLSPNYTRTRNTLQYVSTNLLNTDDFTRYVLGTLDQETLSFPLRIDYILTPTLSLQYWGQPFISQGIYQDFKYVANPVARRFENRFTEYEDTQLELDSGVYYVDEDSDGVEEYQFTQPDFSFIQWRSNLVLRWEYTPGSEFYLVWSQDASNFGSINNGLTENLRGNIKDVNNIFLLKFTYRFIK
- a CDS encoding DUF1272 domain-containing protein, giving the protein MLEIRPNCEHCGKDLPNSSTEAMICSFECTYCKDCALDLLENVCPSCGGNFQPRPIRPKVMLAKYPASEKQVHLPKNKGKIEKMKVRYRLIKPEKR
- a CDS encoding Lrp/AsnC family transcriptional regulator, which produces MDSINWKILEMLQENARVALKDIAAAVGLASPTVAERIQKLEDAGIIGSYNTKVNLDKLGYSLGVYISIKIRFGQTPRFEEFIPSVPEISECHKLTGRDCMLMKGHVRDAKHLEDLNSRLAAYGELTTSLILNSIVKNKVYQEPF